The window TAAACATCATTGTGTTTTCACATATTAacgtaattaattaatgaataccataaaagaattgaaaatagTTAAAAGTTTGAATAGAAAATTAGGTGTCACAGACAAAATGGTTTGGCTGTTAATCTTGTCTtgttatagaaagaaaaaaagattaatcttgttataaaagttgttttataaaaatgaaaaactaaatgTGTTACCTATAAAATTAGGATAGAGATTCTTTAAAGTTGCTTTCAACTTCATAGGTAAAGTTGAAAACATCTTGACCTTtgtattaaaatcaaaggtaaTGAGACATTATGTTAGAAGTTCACTAAGGGCCGTCTCATGCCATGTAACACCAAATCATCTAAGGATATGCGCTTCTTTTTGATGGATTGAGACTTCTTTTTAGACTTTAATAGTcgttatgtatttttcaatacAGTATAAAAAGTTATCGCTCaaataaaaattctaaaaaattactgtaacatatatataatgtgcGTAAATAATTAATAGTAACTTGCAATTTTTTGTGAACCGTGTCCCTTCAATGTGTTTTAAAAATGAACTCAACGAATTGATTTGAATGATCCAAAAATAGGAAAAATTTACTCCgtattatgaaaaaaatatatttgtagaACACTTTATTTGAAccggtatgtatatatattacaaaatatgCTTTAGGGCGTTTAGTTAATAATTGTCAAGATGTTTGACAATTGCTTACAAGTGATTCCAGGGATGGTTTTGGTACGGAGCCGTAAACGgactaaaaccaaaaccaacCCAAAGTTACAACTGAATACCTTACCGGTTACATGAGTCTGGTATCGGTTCAGTACACGTTACAGCATTTTGATTTTATCACTATTCAGTACCTATTTGATTGCTGCTCCTCCATAGAATTGGATATTATATGTGGTCCCTATTTAGATTGAGCTTAATGAAATGGAAAgattatataaatactaaatggTTACTAATCATGATTACTATTTTGCAGAAAATTGTAAAAAGCAAAAATGATATGGCGAATGATGGTGGAAATTCCAGTCCCTCAGGAATGGAAAGACTTATGGAATAAATGGGATCTCAGAGGCTTCATCATCCTAAGTCTTTCCCTGCAAACTTTTCTTATATTCATTGCTCCTTTGAGAAATAGAATTAGAAGCAAATGGGTTATGGTGCCATTGTGGTCTGCCTACTTGCTAGCTGACTGGGCGGCTAACTTTGCGGTTGGGCTTATTTCCAACAGCCAAACCAACCCCAACAGCCAAACCAACCCACCAAGTGGCGACACACGCAAAAAGGTTAGGACCCCCGTTGAAAATGAGGACCTTCTTGCCTTCTGGGCACCATTTCTTTTGGTGCACCTTGGTGGTCCGGACACCATTACTGCTTTTGCATTGGAAGATAATGAGTTGTGGCTTCGCCATCTTCTCGGTCTTGTTTTCCAATGTGTAGCCGCGGTTTATGTGTTTGTTCAGTCTCTGCCAAAAAACCGACTATGGATTCCTACAATGTTGATGTTTATAACAGGAACCATCAAATATGCTGAGAGAACGAGGTCGCTTTATCTTGCAAGTGCCAATAGATTCAAAGATTCGTTGCTTGCAGAACCTGACCCAGGTCCAAATTATGCAACACTAATGGATGAATACAAATCCAAAAAGGATGCAAAGCTGCCAACTAGAATTCAGTTGGTTGATGAGCCAACAGATAGAGCGGCTAAATCAGCCAATAAGGCTAAAAAGGGAAGGTTAACAGAGTTGGAGGTGGTTCAGTATGGCTATATgttttttaacaaattcaaagGGCTTATTGTTGACATGATTTTCAGTCGTAAGGAACGAAATCAGAGTCGAGATTTCTTCTTAAATCGGAATGCAGAAGATGCTTTTAAAGTGGTTGAGGTTGAGCTGAATTTCATCTATGATGTTCTCTACACTAAGGTTCCAGTGCTGTTTGCTGACACGAAGTTAGGTCAAGTTGGAGCTAGAATTTGCCGGTTTTTCTCTCTTATGACGGTTTGTTCAGCAATCGTGTTGTTCATATTCAAAAGCAAATCCAACTTTACCACCACTGATGTTAGTATTACATACGGTTTGCTCTTTGGTGCGTTGGTTCTCGATTTGGCCGCTCTAATCATGCTTCTGTTTTCGGACTGGACCATCATTTCTATCCGTGAATCACCTGATATTGAGCTCCAAAAGTCTTGGAAGACAACCTTCTACACTGCACTTCTCAAGCTAAGGACAGAAGGTATACAGCGTAAGAACACATCAAAGTATGATCTCCCGAGAATTGAGGAACAATCTCATAAAGGGTCGATGAAGTGGTTAAGACGAAGGTGGTCTGAATCTGTttcaacttacaatcttatcagCTACTGTTTATACACACACTGGACAAAAGACTTTTGTGAAAAGTTGCCCTTTGGTAGTGACTTTTATGATAGCTTTGTCCATGTGAAACATGAAGAGTTCACCCCAAAGCTCAGAAAATTTATCTTTGAGGAGATAAAATCAAAAGCGGAACTTGGAGATGATTTGGAAACTGCAAAAGAGATTAGTTCAGCACGAGGAGATTGGGTGCTTCGAGTCGAAAAAGGGTGGAATAGCTTACTCAAATATGTTCGAGACGTCGACTACGATCAAAGTCTCATTCTATGGCACATTACAACCGAGCTATGCTACAACTATGAACTTTACGAGGAGTACAAATTGAAGAGATGCATCAGAAACACAGACTATAGCTACCGAAAAATCTCAAAAGTCTTATCGGATTACATGTTGTACCTTCTTATAATGCAACCAACCTTGATGTCAGCAGTAGCAGGCATTGGACATATACGGTTCCGGGATACTTGTGCTGAGGCCAGAAGGTTTTTTGAAGAAAGAGATGTTAAAAAACAAAGTCCACTTCAAGATTTTACTAAAGGAGCTTGGGACAAGAATATTGATTTAATACAGGCAAAAGCCTGTGATGAGATTCTTAAAGTATCGACAGTAGTGGAGCCGGTGACGATAAAGGGTGACCGAAGCAAATCGTTGCTATTTGATAGTTGCATTTTGGCAAAAGAGTTGATGGATATAGCGCGGGAAAAAAATTTGGATAAATGGTTGATTATAAGCAAGGTATGGGTTGAGTTGTTGTGTTATGGTGCGAGTCATTCACGAGCCAATGTTCAAGCCGCGCAAGTGAGCAATGGCGGTGAGCTCATTACTATAGTTTGGTTATTGATGACTCATTTTGGTTTGGGGGAGCAATTCCAAATCAATGAGGGACAAGCAAGAGCTAAACTTATTGTTGGCAAGTAGTTTCAATAAATAGTTATAGCAGGTTTGGGTTTCTATATATGCTTATGTCAATGGAGTAAGCTTCTTCGTAGgggaaaatataatttatatttgccATTGGGtttctatatatgtttatgtcaATGGAATAAGTTtctatatatgatgatgtaagCCTTCTTCTTCgaaggagttttttttttttaatgaaatatgttgTTTTAAAGAAGATAATAAGCTTCATTGTGCATATATTGTCTCTTCCATCTTTCATAGTGTTCACGACATTTAGTATCGTGTAGGCGAACAATATATTACCCCCAAATTTGATTACATTTTACAGAATACTAGACAAGTATTAATTTCATAAGTACAATTCAAGTTTTGTATAGCTACCTTGTACGGACAAAAAGATGCCGTCTGTGCCATTCAGCTCGGGCTCAAAGTCGATAATTCTAACCAGCAGCATAACATATCATACATTAAGTCATATCATACAATCTGAACTATAATATACTTCAACAATCTGTTAAACCGGGCACACTTATTGTCCCACTTTGATCTCCTGATAAGAAGGGATGTGATGccggtttagggtttagggtttatcATTTAAACATCAAACATCCTCACTCGGTTTTGTTATAGGGAAACAACAATAATTTGAAAAAGCGGAGATGATGCATTTCATCGAACATTTGGTGTGCAtcaaatatagatagataaataatttttaacaaatgggctatttttttataatataatataatttctcACTTTACAGTTATATACTTACTACGTTAACATTATTTTGTCCTTCACTGATTACCTCAGTGTTTGGATACCCGGAATTTTGTCCAAGAGGTCACAGGTTCGATACTCTCGGCCTGTGATTGTCTGCCAGGATTTTGTCCTGGCTTTCGTGGAGCTTTTACCGGGTGGGGCGAGCGGGGAGGGGGGGAGGGGATCGGATAGGTCCACGGTATccagtccggatacccgtgATCCAGCCGTTGCtgttctaaaaagaaaaaaaaagttaacattatttttttcttccttGATATATGTTAGAGCATTGAAGaaaagcttttaaaagttttttattttactacATAAGTATTCCATtaattttaaccattaaaaaggTTTTACTCCAATGATAAAGTTTATACTAAATCTTTTTTCGAGactaagaaaagaaaaagtttttgcTCAAAAGGCTAAGCATTGtcaatttttcataaaaaaaagattttaacaCCCAATGATATCAacctattaaaaaatatttatttaaaaaaggtttttcatCAACCTTTATTGAAGATGCCCTTGGTATAAGATAATACATTTTCACTTGTTttccttttatcttttttttttctt is drawn from Erigeron canadensis isolate Cc75 chromosome 9, C_canadensis_v1, whole genome shotgun sequence and contains these coding sequences:
- the LOC122582376 gene encoding uncharacterized protein LOC122582376; translated protein: MIWRMMVEIPVPQEWKDLWNKWDLRGFIILSLSLQTFLIFIAPLRNRIRSKWVMVPLWSAYLLADWAANFAVGLISNSQTNPNSQTNPPSGDTRKKVRTPVENEDLLAFWAPFLLVHLGGPDTITAFALEDNELWLRHLLGLVFQCVAAVYVFVQSLPKNRLWIPTMLMFITGTIKYAERTRSLYLASANRFKDSLLAEPDPGPNYATLMDEYKSKKDAKLPTRIQLVDEPTDRAAKSANKAKKGRLTELEVVQYGYMFFNKFKGLIVDMIFSRKERNQSRDFFLNRNAEDAFKVVEVELNFIYDVLYTKVPVLFADTKLGQVGARICRFFSLMTVCSAIVLFIFKSKSNFTTTDVSITYGLLFGALVLDLAALIMLLFSDWTIISIRESPDIELQKSWKTTFYTALLKLRTEGIQRKNTSKYDLPRIEEQSHKGSMKWLRRRWSESVSTYNLISYCLYTHWTKDFCEKLPFGSDFYDSFVHVKHEEFTPKLRKFIFEEIKSKAELGDDLETAKEISSARGDWVLRVEKGWNSLLKYVRDVDYDQSLILWHITTELCYNYELYEEYKLKRCIRNTDYSYRKISKVLSDYMLYLLIMQPTLMSAVAGIGHIRFRDTCAEARRFFEERDVKKQSPLQDFTKGAWDKNIDLIQAKACDEILKVSTVVEPVTIKGDRSKSLLFDSCILAKELMDIAREKNLDKWLIISKVWVELLCYGASHSRANVQAAQVSNGGELITIVWLLMTHFGLGEQFQINEGQARAKLIVGK